In Campylobacter suis, the following proteins share a genomic window:
- a CDS encoding TorD/DmsD family molecular chaperone, which yields MSEHERILNARAIYYLLFSQLFVFTQKSDRYDGVLDLLNTIKVSPLNSECEEAIERLIPKFQKQNLQNISQEYDDIFHSPPSPVSNTFSHYDEGYETGSACVKVRNLIAKTDIRKNEEIFKENEDNVGFCLLLMHEFIKNELKQNEQNSENQTYAGDLFKEIINPYIDEFIEATSAHQSADVYADACVLLENFVEFERVFYATPKPILEKKIKSTGGISRSETLVREINRRARAKERELKFEE from the coding sequence ATGAGTGAGCATGAAAGAATTTTAAACGCTAGAGCTATCTATTACTTGCTGTTTTCACAGCTTTTTGTTTTTACGCAAAAATCAGATAGATATGACGGTGTTTTAGACTTATTAAATACTATAAAAGTTTCCCCTCTTAATAGCGAATGTGAAGAAGCTATAGAGAGATTAATCCCAAAATTCCAAAAACAAAACTTACAAAATATATCTCAAGAATACGACGACATTTTTCACTCGCCACCATCTCCTGTAAGTAACACTTTTTCACACTATGATGAAGGTTATGAGACTGGAAGTGCTTGTGTAAAGGTAAGAAATTTGATAGCAAAAACAGATATCAGAAAAAATGAAGAAATTTTTAAAGAAAATGAGGATAATGTTGGTTTTTGCCTTTTGCTAATGCATGAGTTTATAAAAAATGAGCTTAAACAAAATGAGCAAAATAGTGAAAATCAAACCTATGCAGGCGATCTTTTTAAAGAGATTATAAATCCTTATATAGATGAATTTATCGAGGCTACAAGTGCGCATCAGAGTGCTGATGTTTACGCTGATGCTTGTGTGCTGCTGGAAAATTTCGTTGAATTTGAGCGAGTTTTTTATGCTACACCAAAGCCTATTTTGGAGAAAAAGATAAAATCAACTGGCGGTATTTCACGGTCTGAAACTCTTGTTAGAGAGATAAATCGTAGAGCCAGAGCTAAAGAAAGAGAATTAAAATTTGAAGAATAA
- a CDS encoding twin-arginine translocation signal domain-containing protein, which translates to MQKQDRREFLKKLMAGAGGVGAVAMGVKALDVKEDGEKKQVLYTRSKTWEFYYKQAK; encoded by the coding sequence ATGCAAAAACAAGATAGACGCGAGTTTTTGAAAAAACTCATGGCGGGAGCCGGAGGCGTTGGTGCTGTTGCAATGGGTGTAAAAGCACTTGATGTCAAGGAAGACGGTGAAAAAAAGCAAGTTTTATACACAAGAAGTAAGACTTGGGAATTTTACTATAAGCAAGCAAAATAA
- a CDS encoding sensor histidine kinase — MLIVIISFILYYYIRVTVYEVVVQTLAYEARSYAAKPELFNPSGQKNFTITLPDRLATNVQIINEKIPKKKPYYIHYTQNKQDFLSLYYPLDSSSYIRLTKNTTMQSDTMNQIFIDIIIVNATSIMLVLFYALFLSRMLLVPIKKLSLMLGDLNEKFLKEIDAQSLPNEFQGLGASINQLIRRIQTFVTYQKELFVGTAHELKTPLAVMKTKNEVTLLKPRENEKYIEVLRTNNEAIDGMNKMIGSILEIGRQEGAQFEEPVSTDVIGFLRKLGNNFKILAHQDGKKVELDLKPEIFNLNIQQTLLTHVVQNFAQNAIKFSPEGKTVTIASKVEGSNFIIEVLDEGVGIDEDKDLFAPFKRYGNKGGSGLGLFLAKGAAQALGGDVSIKNRADTQGAVATFTLPIRTKFKNKK; from the coding sequence ATGCTAATTGTCATCATTTCTTTTATCCTTTACTATTACATTAGAGTTACGGTTTATGAAGTAGTAGTGCAAACCTTGGCATATGAAGCACGCTCATATGCTGCAAAACCAGAGCTTTTTAACCCAAGCGGACAGAAAAATTTTACCATAACACTACCTGATAGACTTGCCACAAATGTACAGATAATAAACGAAAAAATACCCAAAAAAAAGCCATATTACATACACTACACGCAAAATAAGCAAGACTTTTTATCGCTTTATTATCCGCTAGATAGTAGTTCTTATATTAGACTTACCAAAAATACCACAATGCAAAGCGATACGATGAATCAAATTTTCATCGACATTATAATCGTAAACGCCACTTCAATCATGCTCGTGCTTTTTTATGCGCTATTTCTTTCAAGAATGCTTTTAGTTCCTATCAAAAAGCTTAGTTTAATGCTTGGTGATTTGAATGAAAAATTTTTAAAAGAGATAGATGCTCAAAGTTTGCCAAATGAATTTCAAGGACTTGGTGCAAGCATTAACCAGCTTATACGGCGCATTCAAACATTTGTGACTTACCAAAAGGAGCTTTTTGTAGGCACTGCACATGAGCTTAAGACACCTCTTGCAGTAATGAAGACTAAAAATGAAGTTACACTTTTAAAACCAAGAGAAAACGAAAAATATATCGAGGTTTTGCGCACAAATAACGAAGCCATCGATGGTATGAATAAAATGATAGGCTCTATCCTTGAGATAGGCAGGCAAGAGGGTGCGCAGTTTGAGGAGCCAGTTAGTACTGATGTTATCGGCTTTTTAAGAAAATTAGGAAATAACTTTAAAATTTTAGCTCATCAAGATGGAAAAAAGGTTGAGTTAGATTTAAAACCAGAAATTTTTAATCTCAATATTCAGCAAACCTTACTAACTCATGTTGTTCAAAATTTTGCACAAAATGCGATAAAATTCTCCCCAGAAGGTAAAACCGTGACGATAGCTTCAAAAGTTGAAGGGTCAAATTTTATCATAGAGGTGCTTGATGAGGGTGTCGGGATAGATGAGGATAAAGATTTATTTGCTCCGTTTAAACGCTATGGGAACAAGGGCGGAAGTGGGCTTGGCTTGTTTTTGGCAAAGGGCGCAGCACAAGCACTTGGCGGTGATGTAAGTATAAAAAACCGAGCCGATACACAGGGCGCCGTGGCTACATTTACCCTGCCTATTAGAACAAAATTTAAAAATAAAAAGTAA
- a CDS encoding dihydroneopterin aldolase, with the protein MTTTLIKDYEFSTIIGMLDFERKIPQKVRLNSSFTSDGFIDYAEMIDFIQSFYNEQKFLSVEESVEKTAGALKQKFTNLRSINLEILKIEIVKNALVGAKIELVY; encoded by the coding sequence ATGACTACAACTTTGATAAAAGACTATGAGTTTAGCACGATCATTGGTATGCTAGACTTTGAGCGCAAAATACCGCAAAAAGTGCGTTTAAATTCTAGTTTTACAAGTGATGGGTTTATTGATTATGCAGAGATGATAGATTTTATACAAAGTTTTTACAATGAGCAAAAATTTCTAAGCGTTGAAGAGTCTGTTGAAAAAACTGCAGGGGCTTTGAAGCAAAAATTTACAAATTTGCGCTCTATAAATCTAGAAATTTTAAAAATTGAGATAGTCAAAAATGCCCTAGTTGGTGCAAAAATAGAGCTTGTTTATTAA
- the hsrA gene encoding homeostatic response regulator transcription factor HsrA produces the protein MRILIVEDEVTLNKTIAEGLQEFGYQTDSSENFKDAEYFIGIRNYDLVLTDWMLPDGDGVDLINVIKHKSPRTSVVVLSAKDDKDSEIKALRAGADDYIRKPFDFDVLVARIEARLRFGGTNIIKIDDLTINPDEEKITYLGKEIELKGKPFEVLTHLARHSDQIVSKEQLLDAIWEEPELVTPNVIEVAINQIRQKMDKPLNISTIETVRRRGYRFCFPKKA, from the coding sequence ATGAGAATTCTCATAGTAGAAGATGAAGTAACTCTAAATAAAACTATAGCTGAAGGTCTTCAAGAATTTGGCTACCAGACTGATAGCTCTGAAAATTTTAAAGATGCTGAGTATTTTATAGGCATTAGAAACTACGACCTAGTTTTGACTGACTGGATGCTTCCAGATGGTGATGGCGTTGATCTTATTAATGTTATAAAACACAAGAGTCCACGCACTTCAGTTGTGGTTTTATCGGCAAAAGATGATAAAGATAGCGAAATAAAGGCACTTAGGGCGGGCGCTGATGATTATATCAGAAAGCCATTTGACTTTGATGTTTTGGTTGCTCGTATAGAGGCTAGACTTCGCTTTGGTGGAACAAATATCATTAAGATAGACGATCTTACGATAAATCCAGATGAAGAAAAGATAACATATCTTGGCAAAGAGATAGAGCTAAAAGGTAAGCCATTTGAGGTCTTAACTCACCTTGCTCGCCACTCAGATCAGATAGTAAGCAAAGAGCAGTTACTTGATGCTATCTGGGAAGAGCCAGAGCTAGTAACTCCAAATGTTATCGAAGTTGCGATTAACCAAATTCGCCAAAAAATGGATAAGCCACTCAATATCTCGACTATCGAAACAGTTCGCCGCCGTGGATATAGATTTTGCTTTCCCAAAAAAGCTTAA
- a CDS encoding Ppx/GppA phosphatase family protein — MAKRTAVIDLGSNSMRMAIYERTSRWGFFILSEYKMKVRLGEGGYGNGGEISEQSMQKAFAAFSEFKSIAKSYKCMKIFCVGTSALRDAPNSNELIAMVRNKLGISIKVINGQDEATYGAIAANRLLPALNDAITLDIGGGSSELAFIKDSKIVGAVSLDIGTVRLKELFSDKKDKASLDEFLSKIISKIPANFRCENIIAIGGSLRALSTAIMSKISYPISTIHGFRYELKEHENFITSLIAANNDELEGFAIKKDRFDTIREGATIFLNIAKALGCKNIYTSGVGVREGVFLADFLRKSGKGELCERVGKFPEGLNVSIKSLQDRFAITDNKSVCKYARGIYDALAELHGFEGAYLNELVSAARIYNIGADIGFYSDHINSAYLVLNALNFGFTHEQKALIASIIATNGKKNVYEYDKYKTLLPKQDTVRWLSFMLSLARMLNLNCADLKLEFSFNNNTLFINGAKCLQMAKEEIKKLAKPEIFAISFN, encoded by the coding sequence ATGGCAAAAAGAACAGCAGTAATCGACCTTGGCTCAAATTCAATGCGTATGGCTATTTATGAGCGCACATCGCGTTGGGGCTTTTTTATACTGAGTGAGTACAAAATGAAAGTGCGACTTGGTGAAGGTGGCTATGGAAATGGTGGAGAAATTTCGGAGCAGTCTATGCAAAAGGCATTTGCAGCATTTAGTGAGTTTAAAAGCATTGCAAAAAGCTATAAATGTATGAAAATTTTTTGTGTTGGAACGAGTGCTTTAAGAGATGCTCCAAATTCAAACGAGCTTATAGCTATGGTGCGAAACAAACTTGGTATAAGTATCAAAGTTATAAACGGACAAGATGAAGCTACTTATGGCGCGATAGCTGCAAATAGGCTTTTGCCCGCACTTAATGACGCTATCACGCTTGATATTGGTGGTGGCTCAAGTGAGCTAGCCTTTATAAAAGACTCAAAGATCGTTGGTGCTGTTTCGCTAGATATAGGTACCGTTAGGCTAAAAGAGCTCTTTTCTGACAAAAAAGATAAGGCGAGTTTGGATGAGTTTTTATCTAAGATAATTTCAAAAATACCTGCAAATTTTAGGTGCGAAAACATCATCGCTATTGGTGGCAGTTTGCGTGCACTTTCGACGGCAATAATGTCAAAAATTTCCTACCCTATATCAACTATTCATGGCTTTAGATATGAGTTAAAAGAGCATGAAAATTTTATCACCTCTCTTATTGCGGCAAATAACGATGAGCTTGAGGGTTTTGCGATAAAAAAGGATAGATTTGATACGATAAGAGAGGGCGCTACGATATTTTTAAACATAGCAAAGGCTCTTGGCTGTAAAAATATATATACAAGTGGCGTTGGAGTGCGCGAGGGTGTATTTTTGGCAGATTTTTTACGAAAAAGTGGCAAAGGTGAACTTTGCGAGCGTGTAGGAAAATTCCCAGAAGGCTTAAATGTCAGCATAAAAAGTTTGCAAGATCGTTTCGCAATAACTGATAATAAGAGTGTTTGCAAATATGCAAGAGGCATCTATGATGCTTTAGCTGAACTTCATGGCTTTGAGGGCGCTTATCTTAATGAGCTTGTGAGTGCGGCTAGAATTTACAATATCGGCGCTGACATCGGCTTTTACTCAGACCACATAAATTCAGCATATCTTGTTTTAAATGCCCTAAATTTTGGCTTTACACACGAGCAAAAGGCACTTATAGCAAGTATCATCGCTACAAATGGCAAGAAAAATGTGTATGAATATGACAAGTATAAAACTTTGTTGCCAAAGCAAGATACTGTGCGCTGGTTGAGTTTTATGCTTTCGCTGGCTAGGATGTTAAATTTAAACTGCGCTGATTTAAAGCTTGAGTTTAGCTTTAATAACAACACACTTTTTATAAATGGCGCAAAGTGTTTACAGATGGCAAAAGAGGAGATAAAAAAGCTTGCTAAGCCAGAAATTTTTGCCATTAGTTTTAACTAA
- the plsY gene encoding glycerol-3-phosphate 1-O-acyltransferase PlsY, producing the protein MNENLIAYLIAYILGGIPFGLIFGKIFANVNITEAGSGSIGATNVLRVLKEKEPKKAKKIAILTVVCDVLKGILPLFVAKAIGLSEQTLWAMAVLSVIGHCFSPFLKFEGGKGVATGAGVLGFFLPFELIIALVVWFVVGKVLKISSLASLAALLAIVLSSFVVTSQTAIHSHAPILIIAYIVFYKHIPNIRRLLSGQETKVI; encoded by the coding sequence ATGAACGAAAACTTAATAGCATATCTCATCGCCTACATTCTTGGAGGCATACCTTTTGGGCTTATATTTGGTAAAATTTTTGCAAATGTTAATATTACTGAAGCTGGAAGTGGTAGCATAGGCGCGACAAATGTTCTTCGTGTTTTAAAAGAAAAAGAGCCAAAAAAGGCGAAAAAGATAGCCATTTTAACCGTTGTATGTGATGTTTTAAAGGGAATTTTACCGCTTTTTGTAGCAAAAGCCATAGGACTTAGTGAGCAGACGCTTTGGGCTATGGCAGTTTTGTCGGTAATAGGACACTGCTTTTCTCCGTTTTTAAAATTTGAGGGTGGAAAAGGTGTTGCGACTGGTGCTGGTGTGCTTGGGTTTTTCTTACCATTTGAGTTGATCATAGCCCTTGTCGTGTGGTTTGTGGTTGGAAAAGTGTTAAAAATAAGCTCCCTTGCTTCGCTTGCTGCACTTCTTGCGATAGTTTTATCCAGCTTTGTTGTAACTTCACAAACCGCCATCCATTCGCATGCACCAATACTAATCATCGCCTATATCGTCTTTTATAAGCACATACCAAACATTAGGCGACTACTTAGCGGTCAGGAAACAAAGGTTATATGA
- a CDS encoding PilZ domain-containing protein → MILKMPNEFYAEILKLQDEFITCGIEFCKRANLNTPLQNLKDTLLKIFSVFYGKEVNMCIVFDEFENLLPNSSIRKNLLSEIFLGLIINFNKNNKNAQWLISLTEAIDQIQYKLDKKENCDALPGENLVKNHAEKTFQSYKQAFLAIKNDSAELEFLNLYDGVNVRNNAEILEINDEFVVFKVDVVQILAMKQEGNAFIIKNDYLLGHIRADIVSFNVLKQTVTLKNFTQIATMNASLRKSQRVHPRKFTPATLKSASAEVSGSLYDISNGGISVISKDSVSFEKDEKIVAEFELVPFEGGLGFGICLDVVLVTDLVCNGSIRYCLKAIDDENSSLIESFTNARVQETLNELKNQAKLYR, encoded by the coding sequence ATGATTTTAAAAATGCCTAATGAGTTTTATGCTGAAATTTTGAAGTTACAAGATGAATTTATCACTTGTGGTATTGAATTTTGCAAGCGTGCAAACCTAAATACACCTTTGCAAAATTTAAAAGATACGCTTTTAAAGATATTCTCAGTTTTTTATGGCAAAGAGGTAAATATGTGCATAGTTTTTGACGAATTTGAGAACCTTTTGCCAAATTCTAGTATAAGAAAAAATCTTTTAAGCGAGATATTTTTAGGGCTTATTATAAATTTTAATAAAAACAATAAAAACGCTCAGTGGCTAATCTCATTAACAGAAGCCATCGATCAGATACAATACAAGCTTGATAAAAAAGAAAACTGCGACGCTTTGCCTGGCGAAAATTTAGTGAAAAATCATGCAGAAAAAACATTTCAAAGCTATAAACAGGCATTTTTAGCTATAAAAAATGATAGTGCGGAGCTTGAGTTTTTAAACCTTTATGATGGCGTAAATGTAAGAAATAATGCAGAAATTTTAGAGATAAACGATGAGTTTGTTGTCTTTAAGGTAGATGTGGTACAAATTTTAGCTATGAAGCAAGAGGGTAACGCGTTTATTATAAAAAATGACTATCTTTTAGGTCATATAAGAGCTGACATTGTAAGTTTTAATGTCTTAAAACAGACCGTAACTCTGAAAAATTTTACCCAAATAGCTACCATGAACGCAAGTCTTAGAAAAAGCCAGCGCGTTCATCCACGAAAATTTACCCCAGCCACTTTAAAAAGTGCAAGTGCTGAAGTTTCTGGAAGCCTTTATGATATTTCAAATGGCGGCATAAGTGTGATTAGCAAAGATAGTGTAAGTTTTGAAAAAGATGAAAAGATAGTGGCAGAATTTGAGTTAGTGCCATTTGAAGGCGGGCTTGGTTTTGGGATATGCCTTGATGTAGTGCTGGTTACAGACCTAGTTTGTAATGGCAGTATCCGCTACTGTTTAAAGGCTATAGATGATGAAAACAGCAGTCTTATCGAAAGCTTTACAAATGCAAGAGTCCAAGAGACATTAAACGAACTTAAAAATCAAGCAAAACTTTATAGATGA
- a CDS encoding ATP-binding protein, which yields MKSIQENLKLFYMGLKGGEPFFYKNKDLTTHAAIIGMTGSGKTGLGITLLEEACIDNIPSIIIDPKGDMTNLALAFADMSADDFLPYIDENEAANKGLSQQQMAQSESETWRNGIEATFQNLERVKTYKDSANFTIYTPKSSAGVGVALLSDFMCPNIKDDESFSNYINSLAASVLSLVGINDEDMNSKEQLLVATIFDTKFKEGRDVSIAELIGFIATPPFSKIGVFDVEQFYPSSERMKLAIKINTLVASPSFKGWSEGVRLEISKMLFDENGKAKCNIFTISHLNDTERMFFVTLLLNEIIAWMRTTEGTSSLRAILYMDEIFGFFPPNGNPPSKTPMLTLLKQARAFGIGCILSTQNPVDLDYKGLSNIGTWFIGRLQTAQDKARVIDGLTGISGSALDKSEIETTISNLAKRHFLVKNINDDGLSVISTRWALSYLKGPLSREQISNLMSEQKGEFSNKKVSKKIASSTVAPIISDEIEQVFASNKDSLAPNLFASVKVRYYDSKKGIDTTKELSYLYALEETQKDVDWMQASENFKFNTQDKPDNASYETLPSFIQSAKNLKSFEKDFKDFIFRNDRLELLSAMDINSLADESKEQFYVRLADRCNEILEQKSAELTQKFEKERAKLEEKLNKAAIKLQKEQQDMTASGLDAIISVGASLLGAFLGGSRGVTKTSVGKIATGVKSASRVLKNRTDVKHSEQSVEDINAQIEQLTQNFEIQAQELKDTYDVKNIKLESLILPPKKSDIYDEKVVLLWK from the coding sequence ATGAAAAGCATACAAGAGAATTTAAAGCTATTTTATATGGGACTAAAAGGCGGTGAGCCATTTTTTTATAAAAATAAGGACTTAACAACTCATGCTGCTATCATTGGCATGACAGGTAGTGGTAAAACGGGTCTTGGTATCACGCTACTTGAAGAGGCTTGTATAGATAACATCCCAAGTATTATCATCGATCCAAAAGGAGACATGACAAACTTGGCTTTGGCGTTTGCTGATATGAGTGCTGATGATTTTTTACCATACATAGATGAAAATGAAGCGGCAAATAAAGGGCTAAGCCAGCAGCAGATGGCTCAAAGCGAGAGTGAAACTTGGCGAAATGGGATAGAAGCAACTTTTCAAAATTTAGAGCGTGTAAAAACTTATAAAGACAGCGCAAATTTTACCATCTATACACCAAAAAGTAGTGCTGGAGTAGGTGTTGCGCTACTTAGTGACTTTATGTGCCCCAACATAAAAGATGATGAAAGTTTTAGTAACTACATAAACTCACTTGCGGCTTCTGTGCTTTCGCTTGTTGGCATAAATGATGAGGATATGAACTCAAAAGAGCAGCTTTTAGTCGCTACGATATTTGATACAAAATTTAAAGAAGGTAGAGATGTTAGTATCGCTGAACTAATTGGTTTTATAGCCACGCCTCCATTTAGCAAGATAGGCGTATTTGATGTTGAGCAGTTTTATCCATCAAGTGAGCGTATGAAGCTAGCCATAAAGATAAACACACTCGTTGCAAGCCCTAGTTTTAAGGGATGGAGTGAAGGTGTTAGGCTAGAAATTTCAAAAATGCTATTTGATGAAAATGGCAAAGCAAAGTGCAATATATTTACGATTTCGCATTTAAATGATACTGAAAGGATGTTTTTTGTAACTCTTTTGCTAAATGAGATTATCGCTTGGATGAGAACAACTGAAGGTACTAGTTCGCTTAGAGCGATACTTTATATGGATGAAATTTTTGGATTTTTCCCACCAAATGGCAATCCACCGAGCAAAACACCTATGCTTACGCTTTTAAAGCAGGCTCGTGCTTTTGGTATAGGCTGTATTTTAAGTACGCAAAATCCAGTAGATCTTGACTATAAGGGACTTAGCAATATCGGTACTTGGTTTATTGGTAGGCTTCAAACTGCGCAAGATAAGGCAAGGGTGATTGATGGGCTTACTGGAATTTCAGGTTCTGCGTTAGATAAGTCAGAGATAGAAACAACTATATCAAACCTTGCAAAACGCCACTTTTTGGTAAAAAATATCAACGATGATGGTTTGAGTGTTATCTCAACTCGCTGGGCATTAAGTTATCTAAAAGGACCGCTTTCAAGAGAGCAAATTTCAAATTTAATGAGCGAGCAAAAAGGCGAGTTTTCAAATAAAAAGGTCTCTAAAAAGATAGCTAGCTCAACTGTTGCACCGATCATCTCAGATGAGATAGAGCAGGTTTTTGCTTCTAACAAAGACTCTTTGGCACCAAATTTATTTGCTAGCGTAAAAGTACGCTATTATGATAGCAAAAAGGGCATAGATACCACAAAAGAGCTTAGCTACCTTTATGCTCTTGAAGAGACTCAAAAAGATGTAGACTGGATGCAAGCTAGTGAAAATTTTAAATTTAACACTCAAGATAAACCAGATAATGCAAGTTATGAAACTTTGCCAAGTTTTATCCAAAGTGCTAAAAATTTAAAGAGTTTTGAAAAAGATTTTAAAGATTTTATATTTAGAAATGATCGCTTAGAGCTTCTTAGCGCAATGGATATAAATTCTCTTGCCGATGAAAGCAAAGAGCAGTTTTATGTGCGTTTAGCAGATAGATGTAATGAAATTTTAGAGCAAAAAAGTGCAGAGCTTACACAAAAATTTGAAAAAGAGAGAGCAAAGCTTGAAGAAAAACTAAATAAAGCGGCGATAAAGTTACAAAAAGAGCAGCAAGATATGACCGCTAGCGGACTTGATGCGATCATAAGTGTTGGTGCCAGCTTGCTTGGGGCATTTTTGGGTGGTAGCAGGGGTGTAACAAAAACAAGCGTTGGCAAGATAGCAACAGGTGTTAAAAGTGCCAGCAGAGTACTAAAAAACCGCACCGATGTTAAACATAGCGAGCAAAGTGTAGAGGATATAAATGCCCAAATAGAGCAGCTAACACAAAATTTTGAGATACAAGCCCAAGAGCTAAAAGATACATACGATGTAAAAAATATCAAGCTTGAGAGCCTAATATTGCCACCAAAAAAGAGCGATATATATGATGAAAAAGTTGTTTTGCTGTGGAAATAG
- a CDS encoding peroxiredoxin codes for MLVTKKAPDFTAAAVLGDNQIVNDFNLYKNIGKKGAVVFFYPMDFTFVCPSEIIAFDKRYQEFKDRGIEVIAVSTDNQFSHFAWKETPVNKGGIGRVQFPIVADTNHAISRGFDVHIEEAGVSLRGSFLIDKDGTVRHAVINDLPLGRNVDEMIRMVDTMLFTNEHGEVCPAGWNKGDAGMKPNTAGVADYLSHNADKL; via the coding sequence ATGTTAGTAACAAAAAAAGCACCAGACTTTACAGCGGCAGCCGTTCTAGGCGATAACCAAATCGTAAATGATTTCAATCTTTACAAAAATATAGGCAAAAAAGGCGCAGTAGTATTTTTCTATCCGATGGATTTTACTTTCGTTTGCCCAAGTGAGATTATAGCATTTGATAAGAGATATCAAGAGTTTAAAGACCGTGGTATCGAAGTTATCGCGGTTTCAACTGATAATCAGTTCTCACACTTTGCTTGGAAAGAAACTCCAGTAAATAAAGGTGGTATCGGTAGAGTTCAGTTCCCAATCGTAGCTGACACTAACCACGCTATATCACGCGGTTTTGATGTGCATATCGAAGAGGCTGGCGTTTCACTTCGTGGATCATTTTTGATAGACAAAGATGGAACAGTTCGCCATGCGGTTATAAATGACCTGCCACTTGGTAGAAATGTTGATGAGATGATAAGAATGGTAGATACTATGCTTTTTACAAATGAGCACGGAGAGGTTTGCCCAGCTGGATGGAATAAGGGCGATGCTGGTATGAAGCCAAACACAGCTGGAGTAGCTGATTACCTATCACACAACGCTGATAAACTTTAA
- a CDS encoding DUF2920 family protein, with the protein MIVSKTYEIPSCDDVELGIKRRSLLDFKLSYEDGKEIEAIIFIVPGLGDDADANYREHLAEFVASEFNVAVASVNYHCIGNRPQTGSTFFMDEFDRKILSQECQKIGVGLTGDMSALENFDKMYQFLTNLDSHITQCKQNGSLSHEFIMHLPLTLAPTKNEYQNYGIMQAQDLINALLYIKSSALFKTKGEAKNLPCVMVGSSHGGYLVNMAAKVAPWQIDGVIDNSSYAIIPWRMIGFGKEIDYTKYCCFCAKEFFENIFIYGSDKTMWTLDKSSSNFFSQAHEDIRNVLNLQHLKEQSKQHKPIYVGYHCGVSDFIAPPQDKINLYDELKNLGFDATLHLIKDQSEVDGRFIKNLTHGMGMSYKELIKKELALMLEKISKQKQTRAKKSSISYISDNLIYKFTQKNDKIKLQISKISI; encoded by the coding sequence ATGATAGTTAGTAAAACCTATGAAATTCCATCATGTGATGATGTTGAGCTTGGTATAAAGCGTAGATCGCTTCTTGATTTTAAGCTAAGTTATGAAGATGGTAAAGAGATAGAGGCTATCATCTTTATAGTACCAGGGCTTGGCGATGATGCTGATGCTAACTATAGAGAGCATTTAGCAGAGTTTGTAGCTAGCGAGTTTAATGTCGCGGTCGCTAGTGTAAATTATCACTGTATAGGCAACAGACCGCAAACTGGTTCTACATTTTTTATGGATGAGTTTGATAGGAAAATATTATCCCAAGAGTGTCAAAAGATAGGCGTTGGGCTAACTGGTGATATGAGTGCTCTTGAAAATTTTGACAAGATGTATCAGTTTTTAACCAATCTTGATAGCCACATAACCCAGTGCAAACAAAATGGCTCTTTGTCTCATGAGTTTATAATGCATCTACCCCTAACGCTTGCTCCGACAAAAAATGAGTATCAAAACTATGGCATTATGCAAGCTCAAGATCTTATAAATGCCTTACTTTACATTAAGTCAAGTGCCCTATTTAAGACAAAGGGAGAGGCTAAAAATTTACCTTGCGTGATGGTGGGTAGCTCACATGGAGGCTATTTGGTAAATATGGCAGCAAAGGTTGCGCCTTGGCAGATAGATGGCGTTATAGACAACAGCAGTTATGCCATTATCCCTTGGCGCATGATAGGCTTTGGCAAAGAGATTGACTATACGAAATACTGCTGTTTTTGCGCAAAAGAATTTTTTGAGAATATTTTTATTTACGGCTCTGATAAGACAATGTGGACACTTGATAAAAGCTCTTCAAATTTCTTTTCTCAAGCTCATGAAGACATACGAAATGTCTTAAATTTACAACATCTAAAAGAGCAAAGCAAGCAGCATAAGCCCATATATGTTGGCTATCATTGCGGTGTTAGCGACTTTATAGCACCACCACAAGATAAGATAAATCTTTACGATGAGCTTAAAAATTTAGGCTTTGATGCGACCTTACATCTTATAAAAGATCAAAGTGAAGTTGATGGAAGATTTATTAAAAATTTAACTCATGGCATGGGCATGTCATATAAAGAACTTATCAAAAAAGAGCTTGCGTTAATGTTAGAAAAAATTTCAAAACAAAAACAAACACGGGCAAAAAAGAGCAGTATCAGCTATATAAGTGACAATCTTATATATAAATTTACGCAAAAAAATGACAAAATAAAGCTACAAATTTCAAAAATTTCAATTTAG